A stretch of Methylobacterium bullatum DNA encodes these proteins:
- the xerD_3 gene encoding Tyrosine recombinase XerD has product MTSLGLPPAVSVVPEAPSLPVVVSPIVQAYQRASKADATVRAYRGDAAAFGAWCSRYGFQSMPASAHAIAEFLVHEAEAGRAVSTIGRRLAAIRYAHKLAGLADPTADEGIHATVKGIRRRVGVRPTQKSPATAEVITAMMQHVPPGLVGKRDKALLALGFAGAFRRSELAALDIADLREDAEGLRVMVRRSKTDQEGKGIEKAIPHGRFIKPVAVVRDWLDTAGITEGPVFRPVSRSGRVRGDQRLTDRSIGDLVKRYAALAGFDPALFGGHSLRAGFITTAADRGADMTRIMDVSGHRDPRTVVGYIRRANAFKGHAGGGFL; this is encoded by the coding sequence ATGACATCGTTGGGCCTACCTCCGGCCGTATCCGTTGTGCCGGAGGCGCCCTCTCTGCCGGTCGTCGTGTCGCCGATCGTCCAGGCGTACCAGCGTGCCTCGAAGGCCGATGCGACCGTGCGAGCCTATCGCGGGGATGCCGCGGCGTTCGGCGCGTGGTGCTCTCGGTACGGCTTCCAGTCCATGCCGGCTTCGGCACATGCCATCGCCGAGTTCTTGGTGCATGAGGCCGAGGCGGGGAGGGCGGTGTCGACCATCGGCCGGCGTCTCGCCGCGATCCGCTACGCGCACAAGCTCGCCGGGCTCGCGGACCCGACCGCCGACGAAGGCATCCACGCGACGGTCAAAGGTATTCGGCGCCGGGTCGGAGTGCGGCCGACACAGAAATCTCCGGCCACGGCCGAGGTCATCACCGCCATGATGCAGCACGTGCCGCCCGGCCTCGTCGGCAAGCGGGACAAGGCGCTGCTGGCACTGGGCTTCGCTGGCGCGTTCCGTCGCTCCGAACTGGCCGCGCTCGATATCGCCGATCTCCGCGAGGATGCCGAAGGACTGCGGGTGATGGTCCGGAGGTCGAAGACGGACCAAGAGGGCAAAGGGATCGAGAAGGCAATTCCGCACGGGCGCTTCATCAAGCCCGTGGCCGTGGTGCGGGATTGGCTCGACACGGCGGGGATCACGGAAGGGCCGGTGTTCCGGCCCGTCTCGAGGTCGGGGAGGGTGCGAGGGGACCAGCGCCTCACGGATCGGAGCATCGGGGATCTGGTGAAGCGCTACGCCGCGCTGGCCGGGTTCGACCCTGCGCTCTTCGGCGGACACTCGCTCCGCGCTGGCTTCATCACAACGGCGGCTGACCGCGGGGCGGACATGACCCGGATCATGGATGTGTCGGGCCACCGCGATCCGCGGACGGTCGTGGGATACATCCGCAGAGCGAATGCGTTCAAAGGGCACGCAGGGGGCGGGTTTCTATAG
- the parA_2 gene encoding Chromosome partitioning protein ParA — translation MRTLTLVTQKGGAGKTTLAASLAVAAAEAGERVIALDLDPQGSLGTWGDMRTADAPAVDRIGPDQLGSLAAILKALDAEGYTLAILDTAGVSSTGGNLAMQAADLALIPARPSRLDLHATMPTIETLMRLEMRDRFAFVLNQCPAGRSSRATEAANGLGMFGVLAEPALTQRADHQDALAAGQGVTEYASEGKAADEVRALWAWADRKMKGNKA, via the coding sequence ATGCGAACCCTTACCCTCGTCACGCAGAAGGGCGGAGCCGGCAAGACCACGCTGGCCGCCTCGCTGGCGGTCGCCGCGGCAGAGGCCGGAGAACGCGTCATCGCGCTCGACCTAGATCCTCAGGGCTCGCTCGGAACCTGGGGGGATATGCGCACCGCCGACGCCCCAGCCGTCGACCGCATCGGACCCGATCAGCTCGGCAGCCTTGCCGCGATCCTCAAGGCCCTGGACGCCGAAGGCTACACCCTCGCCATCCTCGACACGGCCGGCGTGTCCTCGACCGGCGGCAACCTCGCCATGCAGGCCGCGGACCTGGCCCTGATACCGGCGCGCCCGTCACGCTTGGACCTGCATGCCACCATGCCGACCATCGAGACGCTGATGCGCCTGGAGATGCGGGACCGCTTCGCCTTCGTTCTCAATCAGTGTCCGGCCGGGCGCAGCTCGCGCGCGACCGAAGCCGCCAATGGCCTCGGCATGTTCGGGGTGCTGGCAGAGCCGGCCCTGACCCAGCGGGCAGACCATCAAGACGCGCTCGCCGCCGGCCAGGGCGTGACGGAATACGCCAGCGAAGGGAAAGCCGCCGACGAGGTGCGCGCTCTATGGGCTTGGGCGGATCGCAAGATGAAGGGCAACAAGGCATGA